A stretch of Paenibacillus mucilaginosus 3016 DNA encodes these proteins:
- a CDS encoding thiazole synthase has product MSETLKIGPYEFQSRLLLGTGKFNDLGVQNRAVQASGAEVLTFAIRRLPIDNPEAPNFLETLDLKKFTLLPNTAGAYSVEEAVRIARLAKATGLCDMIKVEVIGDPRTLLPDPVGTLEATKILVEEGFIVLPYTSDDPILARKLQEAGAAAVMPGASPIGSGQGIINPNYLRFIIEEAKVPVIVDAGIGGPADAALAMELGADGVLLNTAVAGAEDPVLMAEAFKLAVEAGRKGFLAGRIPKKRYASASSPEIGMIE; this is encoded by the coding sequence GCACGGGAAAATTCAATGATCTCGGTGTTCAAAACAGAGCGGTGCAGGCTTCTGGGGCGGAAGTCCTAACCTTTGCCATTCGCCGTCTGCCGATCGATAATCCGGAAGCACCGAACTTCCTGGAAACGCTGGATCTAAAGAAGTTCACTTTGCTGCCGAATACGGCAGGGGCTTATTCGGTGGAAGAGGCGGTCCGCATCGCGCGGCTTGCCAAGGCTACCGGATTATGCGACATGATTAAGGTGGAAGTGATCGGTGATCCGCGTACACTGCTTCCAGACCCTGTCGGAACCTTGGAGGCAACCAAGATTCTTGTGGAAGAAGGGTTCATCGTTCTTCCGTATACTTCTGATGACCCGATTCTGGCACGCAAACTTCAGGAGGCGGGAGCGGCCGCTGTGATGCCCGGGGCTTCCCCGATCGGTTCCGGACAAGGCATCATTAATCCGAACTATCTGCGCTTTATCATTGAGGAGGCGAAGGTCCCTGTCATCGTCGATGCGGGTATCGGCGGTCCGGCGGACGCGGCGCTTGCCATGGAGCTCGGGGCGGATGGGGTTTTGCTTAACACGGCCGTTGCGGGGGCGGAGGATCCGGTATTGATGGCGGAGGCCTTCAAGCTGGCCGTTGAAGCGGGACGCAAAGGATTTCTTGCGGGCCGGATTCCGAAGAAGCGCTATGCTTCCGCCAGCAGTCCTGAGATCGGAATGATTGAGTAG